The Thunnus albacares chromosome 11, fThuAlb1.1, whole genome shotgun sequence genome contains a region encoding:
- the calcrla gene encoding calcitonin gene-related peptide type 1 receptor translates to MAKRKMDSIGLNGMVALILLCNLTKIFVKASLEVNETQQQHPTNVYHDMGLTRNKIVTAQFECYQKIMKDNTHSRQEPMCNRTWDGWLCWDDTKAGISSEQHCPDYFQDFDPSEMVTKICTESGHWFLHPESNRTWTNYTRCNEHTNEGRVTAMNLFYLALIGHGLSLTSLFISLGIFFHFKSLSCQRITLHKNLFFSFVLNSVITIIWLTAVANNQELVQRNPTSCKVSQFIHLYLFGCNYFWMLCEGIYLHTLIVVAVFAEKQHLMWYYLLGWGFPLIPATIHAVARSYYYNDNCWISSKTSLLYIIHGPICAALLVNLFFLLNIVRVLITKLKVTHQAESSLYMKAVRATLILVPLLGIQYVLLPYKPEGRVSSEIYDYIMHILMHYQGLLVATIFCFFNGEVQAVLRRHWNQYHIQFGSSVGNHSDALRSASYTASSITEVQGCYSIDSHTEHMNGKGCHDADASILKSDSPFA, encoded by the exons ATGGCCAAAAGGAAGATGGATAGCATCGGGCTGAACGGGATGGTGGCACTTATACTGCTGTGTAATCTAACAAAG ATTTTTGTGAAGGCAAGCCTAGAGGTCAATGAAACCCAGCAGCAGCATCCCACCAATGTCTACCATGACATGGGACTCACCAGGAACAAGATAGTTACAGCACAGTTTGAGTGCTATCAAAAGATAATGAAGGACAATACTCACAGCAGACAag AGCCCATGTGTAATCGCACTTGGGATGGCTGGCTGTGTTGGGACGACACCAAGGCAGGCATCTCCTCAGAGCAGCACTGCCCGGACTACTTCCAGGATTTTGATCCTTCAG AGATGGTTACAAAGATTTGCACTGAGAGTGGTCATTGGTTCCTGCATCCGGAGAGCAACCGAACATGGACCAACTACACTCGCTGCAATGAACACACCAATGAAGGCAGAGTG ACCGCAATGAATCTTTTCTACTTAGCCCTCATCGGACATGGGCTGTCACTGACCTCCCTCTTCATCTCCCTTGGAATATTCTTCCATTTCAA GAGTTTAAGTTGCCAAAGGATCACTCTTCACAAAaacctcttcttttcttttgtcctgaACTCTGTGATCACCATTATTTGGTTGACAGCAGTGGCAAACAACCAGGAACTGGTGCAGAGGAATCCA aCAAGCTGTAAAGTGTCCCAATTCATTCATCTGTACCTGTTTGGCTGCAATTACTTCTGGATGTTGTGTGAGGGAATATACCTGCACACTCTCATTGTGGTGGCTGTGTTTGCTGAGAAGCAGCACCTGATGTGGTACTATCTACTAGGCTGGG GTTTCCCTCTCATTCCTGCAACCATACATGCCGTTGCTCGAAGTTACTACTACAACGACAA CTGTTGGATTAGCTCCAAAACATCGCTACTCTACATCATCCACGGTCCCATCTGTGCTGCTCTCTTG GTCAATTTGTTCTTTTTACTGAACATTGTGCGAGTGCTCATCACCAAACTGAAGGTGACCCATCAAGCAGAGTCTAGTCTCTACATGAAGGCAGTGAGAGCTACCCTCATCCTGGTGCCTCTACTAGGAATTCAGTACGTCCTGCTTCCCTACAAGCCAGAGGGCCGGGTTTCCTCTGAAATATACGACTACATCATGCACATACTAATGCATTACCAG GGTCTGCTGGTGGCCACCATCTTCTGCTTTTTCAACGGAGAA GTCCAAGCGGTTTTGAGGAGGCACTGGAACCAGTATCATATCCAGTTCGGCAGCAGCGTAGGGAACCACTCAGACGCCCTGCGCTCAGCCTCCTACACAGCTTCCTCCATCACCGAGGTACAGGGCTGCTACAGCATCGACAGCCACACAGAACACATGAACGGCAAGGGTTGCCACGACGCAGACGCCTCCATCTTAAAATCAGACAGCCCCTTTGCCTGA